The nucleotide window CACCTTCCGCAAGAAGAGCGAGGAGGTGTACCGCTCGAACGTCGCGCTGGTGGAATTGGGCTACGCGTGGGCCGAGGAGCATCTGGATCTCCGGGTCGAGATTCTCCCCGCCGCCACGACCGACTCGCTGGTGGTGATGAACGGCAACGAGGCGCTGGGGCTGGGCGCCATCGCCTCGGGCATGGAGCTGTGCGCGATGTACCCGATCACGCCGGCGACGTCGGTATCGCACTACCTGAGCGAGGTGTTCGAACGGTTCGGCGGCATCGTCCACCAGGCCGAGGACGAGATCGCGGCCGTGGGCGTGGCCATCGGCGCTTCGTATGCCGGCAAGGTGGCGTTCACGATCACGTCGGGTCCGGGGCTCGCGCTCAAGACGGAGTTCCTGGGCCTCGCCGCGATGATCGAGATGCCGCTGGTGTTGGTGGACGTCCAGCGCGGCGGTCCGAGTACGGGGCTGCCCACCAAGGTGGAGCAGTCCGATCTGCTGGCGGCGCTGTTCGGCCAGACGGGCGACGCGCCGCACGTGATCATCGCCCCCGCCACGATCGAGGAGTGCTTCCACGTGATGATCACGGCGCGACGCATCGCCGAGACCTTCCGCGCCGTCGTGATGGTGCTCTCCGATGCCAACCTCGCCACCGGCGTCACGCCCTTTCCGCGTCCCAGGCCCGACGAACGCTGGATGGCCGAGCCGATCGATCTGGCGCCGGTGCCCGAGGGGCAGAAGGCGTATCAGTGGGACGCGCGCACCGGGCTCTCGACGCGGATCATCCCCGGGCAGCCCGGCGGGATGCACACGGTGACGGGCCTGTCGCACGACGAGGGGAGCAAGGTGGCGTACAGCTCGGGCGTGCATCAGCACTCGTCGGCCATGCGCAGCCGCAAGCTCGCCGTGCTGCAGTCGCTGCTCCAGCCGCCGCCGGTGTACGGCGACGCCAAGGGTGATCTGCTGATCGTCGGATGGGGCAGCACCAAGGGCGCGATCGAGGAAGCGGTGGACCGCGCACGGGCCGAAGGGCTCCGCGTGTCGTCGCTGCACCTGCGGTTCCTGTCGCCGCTGGAGCCGGGACTCAAGAAGATCTTCCGGCAGTTCCGCAAGGTGATGACGGTGGAGATCAACTACAGCGACGACCCCGGCGATCCGTTCATCACCGAGGAGAACCGCCGCCGCGGCCAACTGAGCATGCTGCTGCGCAACGCGACGCTGGTGGACGTGGATTGCTGGACGCGCGTGCCGGGTGAGCCGCTGCGTCCCGGCGCGATCGTCGACGCCATCCGCGGCCAGCTGGCGAGTGGAGGACGTGAGTCATGACGCTGACCGGCGGACACCTTCCGGTGCTCGAGTTGCACGCGGACGATTACGAATACGAGATGAGCGATTACGAAGGCGCGCGCGCCCGCTGGTGTCCGGGCTGCGGCGACCACTCGATCCTCACGGCAGTGCAGCGTCTGCTGGCAGCCGAGCAACTCGTGCCGGAGAACACGGTGTTCGTGTCGGGCATCGGCTGCTCCAGCCGCTTCCCGCACTATCTCAAGACGTACGGCTTCCACGGAATTCATGGCCGCGCGCTGCCCATCGCCACCGGCATCCGCCTCACCCGCCCGGATCTGACGGTGTTCGTGGTGATGGGCGACGGCGACTGCACGTCGATCGGGGCCGGCCACTGGGTACACGCGCTGCGATACAACCCTGACCTCACGGTCATGATGCTGGACAACGGCATCTACGGGCTGACCAAACAGCAGACGTCGCCCACCACGCCGCAGGGCTTTCCGAGCAACACGCAGCCGCGCGGCAGTTGGCTGCCCGCGCTCAATCCGCTCTCGGTGGCGCTGGGCGTGACCAACGCCTCGTTCGTGGCCCAGACGGCCGAGTGGGTGCCGTCGCACCTGTACGCCACGCTGCGCGCGGCGCGGCAGCACCGCGGGCTCAGCTTCGTGCGCATCCTGCAGCGCTGCCCCATCTATTCGAGCGCGATCTTCCTGCGGGCGGTGCAGGACCCGGCCAACATCGCCATGCTCGTGCACGATGACGGCGTGGTGGTGCCAGAACTCGGCAAGCTCTACAAGAACCAGATCGCGCACGACCCGCACGATCTGGACGCGGCGCGGCGCATGGCCGGCGCCACCGACCGCCTGCACCTGGGGGTGTTCTTCCGGGATGACTCCAAGCCCCGTTACGAGGAAACGCGGCGCGTGCCGCCGCGGACCGCGGCCGAACGGGTGGCTCTCATAGAGAAGGAGCTCGACCGCTATGCCGTCTGATCCCCGCACCGCGCAGGCGCTCCTGGCGCTGGCCCAGCCGATCGCCGAATTCCGCACGCTGGTGGAGGGCGCGCTGGCCCAGGCCGAGGCGTTCCTCGCCGCGCAGGGGGCGAGCAGCGAAGACGAGGCGGCGCGCGCCCGCGCGGAACTCGGCGTGTTCAGTAGTGCGCGCGTTGATGCGGCGGCGTTCGCATCGCTCTTTCCAAAGGCCCGCCGCGTGGACGCGGCGGGCCTCGACGCGATGCGCCGCGCGGTGGAGGTGCTCCGGTCGGTGAGCGCGCGGGGCAACGACCTGTTCCTGGTGAACGTGCCGTCGGGGGCGCGGTTGGGCGCGGCGGTGAGTGGGGCGCTGAGCGCGACTGGCCGGGCGTTCGGCGCGGCGATGCTGGCGGATCAGGTGCGCGGCGGCCGGTATCAGCCCGCCCAGCACGACCACCTGCTGGACGAAATCGAGTTCCTGGACTGGAGCAAGACGGAACGCCGCGTGGCGCCGCCGCTCGTCGTCGAAGTGGATGGGGTGGATGTGCACGCGGGCGCGCTCACCGACTTTGCGGACGGGCGCGAGAAGCTGGTGCTCGTGGTGCGCGGGCCGTGCGCGCCGGCGCCGCTGGCCCGATGCCTCACGCCCGGCACGCTCGTGCTGCAGACCACCGACGGGTCCGGCCTCGATCGCGTGGCATCGTTCGACGGCCCGGCGATCGCGGCGATGATGCCGCAGGGCGCGGCGGTCTTTATGCACGATCCGCTGGGCGGTCGAGAGCCGTGGCAGCGGATCACGGTGCACCACCTGTCCGACGCGCCCAAGCGTGCGATCGGCGGGCTGAGCGCGTTCCAGATGGGGCAGGACGTCAGTCTGCTGGCCGACCTCGCGCGCACGCCGTTCGCGGTGCCCGCGGCTGGCGGCGCCGGGACGCCGGCGGTGGGTGCGTCGGATGCCGTGGACCGGATCGCGTCCTGGCTGCTCACGCAGTCGGACCTGAGCGGCCAGGCGTGACCTCGTGAACGCCCTGTCGGTAACCCTCCACGCGATCCTGATCCTCGGTGGAGTCGGATTGGTCTTCGGCGTCTTCATCGCCCTGGCCAACAAGCAGCTGTGGGTCTACGAGGATCCGCGCATCGAGATCGTGACGCAGATGCTGCCCAATGCCAACTGCGGCGCCTGCGGACATCCGGGCTGCCGCGCGTTCGCTGAGGGCGCGGTGGCCGGGCACATCGCGCCCTCGGAATGCACGGTAGCCAGCGACACGGTGCACTCGGCGATTGCCGCTTTTCTGGGCGTGGACGCGGGCTCGGCGTCGCGGCGCGTGGCGCGCGTGCTGTGCGCGGGCGGAACGGACGTTGCGCTGTCGCAGGCCGACTATCGCGGGCTCGGGACCTGCTCGGCGGCGGCGGCGGTGGCCGGCGGCGGCAAGGGGTGCGCGTGGGGATGCCTGGGACTCGCCGACTGCGAGCGGTCGTGCACGTTCGATGCGATCCGGATGAGCGAGACGGGCCTGCCGGTGGTGGACGTCACCAAGTGCACGGCGTGCGGCGACTGCGTGGAGGCGTGCCCCAAGGGGCTGTTCACGATCCTCCCGCTGGACGCGCACCTGCTGGTGCAGTGTCGCAATCTCATTGGCGGAGACGACGCCCTCGACCAGTGCCGCGTGGCGTGCACCGCCTGCGGCAAGTGCGTGCAGGACGCGGCGCCGGGATTGATCAGCGTATCGAGTGGAGTGGCCGTGGTGGACTATGAGCGAATCACGCTGGCCGAAGAGCGCGCCGTGGAGCGCTGCCCGACCGGCGCGATCGTGTGGCTTACCGGCGCGCAGTTTGCCCGCGTGCTGGCGACCGTGGGGAGCGAGAGCGCATGAAACTGTGGACCAAGGACAAGCCCGCATCGGGCGCGCCGTCGGCGCCGCCGTACCCCGGAATTCCGCGCGCCGTGGACGGCAGCGGCGCCGTGGTGGCCATGGAGACCGCCGGCGGCGAGGCCGCGGGCGCATATCCGATCACGCCGTCCACGCAGATGGGCGAAGGGTGGGCGGCGGCGGTGGCCGAGGGCCGCGAGAACGTGAACGGCCGCCGGCTGCTCTTTTTCGAACCCGAAGGCGAGCACGCGGCAGCGGCGGTCACGGCGGGGATGTCGATGTCCGGGCTCCGCGCCACCAACTTCTCGAGCGGGCAAGGCATCGCGTACATGCACGAGTCGTTGTACGCGGCCGTGGGCAAGCGGCTCACGTACGTGCTCAACGTGGCGGCGCGGGCGATGACCAAGCACGCGCTCAACGTGCACGCCGGCCACGACGACTACCACGCCGTGGACGACACGGGGTTCTTCCAGATCTTTGCCAAGGACGTGCAGGAGGCGGCGGATCTGAATCTCATCGCGCACCGGATCGCCGAGCTGTCGCTCAACCCGGGCATCTGCGCGCAGGACGGCTTTCTCACCAGCCACGTGATCGAGAGCGTGCGATTGCCCGAGCCGGCGCTGGTCAAGCAGTACCTGGGCGATCCCTCCGACCGCATCGAATCGCCCACGCCGGCGCAGCGCCTGGTGTTCGGCGACACGCGGCGCCGGATCCCCGAGATGTTCGACCTGGACTATCCGGCGATGCTCGGCGTGGTGCAGAACCAGGAGAGCTACGCGCAGGGCGTGGCCGCGCAGCGGCCGTTCTACTTCGACCACGTGGCGGCGCTCGCCGACCGCGCGTTCGACGAATACGCGCAGTTCACGGGCCGCCGCTACGCGCGGTCCACCGGGTACCGGCTGGACGACGCCGAGTGGGTGATCGTGGGCCAGGGATCGGTGGTGCCGAACGCCATGGCGGTGGCGGACCATCTGCGCGAGGCCCGGGGCCTGAAGGTGGGCGTGTTGAACCTGACGATGTTCCGCCCCTTCCCGGCGGATCTCGTGGCCGGGCTGCTCGCCGGCAAGCGGGGCGTGGTGGTGCTCGAACGCACCGACCAGCCGCTGGCCGTGGACGCGCCGATGCTGCGCGAGATCCGCGCCGCCATGGCCAAGGCCGTGGAGAACGGGCGGGCCCTGGGCGGCCCCGTGCCGCACGCGGGAATCCCGGCGCTGCGCGGCGAGCAGGTGCCCGACTTCTTCTCGGGCTGCTTTGGCCTCGGCAGCCGCGACCTCCAGCCCGGCGATCTGGTGGCGGCGGTGGACAACATGCTCCCCGGCGGCGCGCGTCGCCGGCAGTTCTACCTCGGTGTGGAATTCGTGCACGAGGGCACGCGCATTCCCAAGCTGCAGATCTGGCAGGAGAAGCTGCTCGAGAGCTACCCGCACCTGAAGGAGCTGTCGCTCGCGCGGGCCGAGGCGCCCAATCTGCTGCCCGAAGGTTCGACGGCGGTGCGCATCCACTCCGTGGGCGGATGGGGCGCCATCACGATGGGCAAGAACCTCGCGATGACGGCGTTCGAGCTGTTCGGACTGCAGATCAAGGCCAACCCCAAGTACGGCTCGGAGAAGAAGGGACAGCCGACGACGTTCTACGCGGTGCTCGCGCACGATCCCATCCTGCTGAATTGCGAACTGAAGCACGTGGACGTGGTGCTGTCGCCCGATCCGAACGTGTTCCGCCACAGCGACCCGCTGGACGGGCTCGCCGACGGCGGCGTGTTCGTGATCCAGAGCGAGCTCGCGCCCGACGCGCTGTGGCGCACCCTCCCTTCGCGCGTGCGGTCGGCGATCCGCGACCGCAACATCGCGCTGTTCGTGCTCGACGCGTTCGCGATCGCGCGCGAAGAAGCTTCCGATGTCGAGATGCGCTACCGCATGCAGGGCGCGGCGTTCCTCGGCGCGTTCTTCCGGACGTCGTCGCTGATCACGAGCGAGCAGTCCACGGAAGAGAAGGTCTTCGCGGGTGTGCGCAAGCAGTTCCAGAAAAAGTTCGGCCATCGCGGCGAGACCGTGGTGGAGGACAACCTGCGGGTGATCCGCCGCGGGTTCGACCAGGTGCTGGCCGTGAAGCCGATCGTCGTCGAGGAGCACGACGAGCCGGGCACGGTGCCGCACATCCCGTCACTGCTCGATGTGCCGGAGGCCGAGGACGGCATCGGCAATCCGGGACGGTTCTGGGAGCAGGTGTGCACGCTCTGTGGCCTGGGGCAGGACGGCATCGCCGATCCGTTCGCGGCGATCAGCGCCATGCCGGCGGCCACCGGCGCCGTGCGCGACATGAGCGGCGTGCGGCTGGAAGTGCCGCGGTTCATCGCCGAGAAGTGCACGGGCTGCGGTCAGTGCTGGACGCAGTGTCCGGACTCGGCGATTCCGGGACTGGTGAACAGCGTGGAAGATCTGCTGACCGCCGCGATCGATGTATCCACCAACGGCGTCACGTTTGACCGGCTGCGTCCGGTGACCAAGCACTGGGCGCGCGAGACGCAGCGCCTGTTCACCAAGGATCCGTCGCTCGCCGTGCCGGCGGCATTCGCCGCGGGCTACACGGCGGTGGCCGACAAGATGGGATGGGACGCCGAGCGGCGCGCCGAGACCGACCGGGAATTCGCCGTGGTGCAGGAGCGGCTTGCCGCGTTCCCGCTGGCGCGCACCAAGCCGTTCTTCGACGCCGTGGAAGGGCGCGAGAAGGGTGGGGGCGGCTTGCTTTCGATCACCGTGAACCCCGAGACGTGCAAGGGGTGCAACCTCTGCGTGGCGGTGTGCCCCGACGGCGCGCTGGAAACCATCCGCCAGGACGAGGCCGCGCTCGTGGAATTGCGCCGCAACTGGGCGCTGTGGGAGCATCTGCCCGACACCGCCGACCGGTTCGTGAACGTCTCGGACGTGGACGAGGGGATCGGCGTGCTGTCGTCGCTGCTGCTCAAGAAGGACAGCTACCGCTCGATGGTGGGCGGCGACGGGGCGTGCATGGGGTGCGGCGAGAAGACCGCGGTGCACCTGATCGTGTCGTCCATCCACGCGTCCATGCAGCCGCGGGTGGCCAAGCACGTGGCCAAGCTCGACGGGCTGATCGCGGGCCTCGACGCGCAGGCGCGCGAGCTGCTCGCGTCGGGCGCCGATCTCGGCGCGGCCGTGAAGGCCAAGGGCGCGGTGACGGTGCCGGTGGACGCGGCCAAGCAGGAGCGGCTCAAGCGGATCACCGACACCCTGGACGACCTGCGCGACCTGCGCTGGCGCTACGTGGAAGGGCCCGGCGGCAACGGCCGCGCTTCGATGGGCATGGCCAACAGCACCGGCTGCTCGTCGGTATGGGCGAGCACGTGGCCGTACAATCCGTATCCGTTCCCCTGGGTCAACCACCTGTTCCAGGATTCGCCGTCGATCGCGATCGGCCTGTTCGAGGCCCAGATGCGCAAGATGGCCGACAACGTGGCCGCGGTGCGGCGCGCCGATCTGCTGCACGACGGGTCGTACGACGCGGCCACCCACGAGCCGGCGCTCCACGCGCTGACGTGGCAGCAGTTCACGGACGACGAATTCGCCCTCTGCCCGCCGATCGTCTCGATGGGCGGCGACGGCGCGATGCTCGACATCGGATTCCAGAACCTCTCGCGGCTGCTCGCGTCGGGCAAGCCGATCAAGGTGGTGGTGCTCGACACGCAGGTGTATTCCAACACCGGCGGACAGGCGTGCACCTC belongs to Gemmatimonadaceae bacterium and includes:
- a CDS encoding thiamine pyrophosphate-dependent enzyme, giving the protein MTLTGGHLPVLELHADDYEYEMSDYEGARARWCPGCGDHSILTAVQRLLAAEQLVPENTVFVSGIGCSSRFPHYLKTYGFHGIHGRALPIATGIRLTRPDLTVFVVMGDGDCTSIGAGHWVHALRYNPDLTVMMLDNGIYGLTKQQTSPTTPQGFPSNTQPRGSWLPALNPLSVALGVTNASFVAQTAEWVPSHLYATLRAARQHRGLSFVRILQRCPIYSSAIFLRAVQDPANIAMLVHDDGVVVPELGKLYKNQIAHDPHDLDAARRMAGATDRLHLGVFFRDDSKPRYEETRRVPPRTAAERVALIEKELDRYAV
- a CDS encoding (Fe-S)-binding protein → MNALSVTLHAILILGGVGLVFGVFIALANKQLWVYEDPRIEIVTQMLPNANCGACGHPGCRAFAEGAVAGHIAPSECTVASDTVHSAIAAFLGVDAGSASRRVARVLCAGGTDVALSQADYRGLGTCSAAAAVAGGGKGCAWGCLGLADCERSCTFDAIRMSETGLPVVDVTKCTACGDCVEACPKGLFTILPLDAHLLVQCRNLIGGDDALDQCRVACTACGKCVQDAAPGLISVSSGVAVVDYERITLAEERAVERCPTGAIVWLTGAQFARVLATVGSESA
- a CDS encoding 2-oxoacid:acceptor oxidoreductase family protein, with amino-acid sequence MKLWTKDKPASGAPSAPPYPGIPRAVDGSGAVVAMETAGGEAAGAYPITPSTQMGEGWAAAVAEGRENVNGRRLLFFEPEGEHAAAAVTAGMSMSGLRATNFSSGQGIAYMHESLYAAVGKRLTYVLNVAARAMTKHALNVHAGHDDYHAVDDTGFFQIFAKDVQEAADLNLIAHRIAELSLNPGICAQDGFLTSHVIESVRLPEPALVKQYLGDPSDRIESPTPAQRLVFGDTRRRIPEMFDLDYPAMLGVVQNQESYAQGVAAQRPFYFDHVAALADRAFDEYAQFTGRRYARSTGYRLDDAEWVIVGQGSVVPNAMAVADHLREARGLKVGVLNLTMFRPFPADLVAGLLAGKRGVVVLERTDQPLAVDAPMLREIRAAMAKAVENGRALGGPVPHAGIPALRGEQVPDFFSGCFGLGSRDLQPGDLVAAVDNMLPGGARRRQFYLGVEFVHEGTRIPKLQIWQEKLLESYPHLKELSLARAEAPNLLPEGSTAVRIHSVGGWGAITMGKNLAMTAFELFGLQIKANPKYGSEKKGQPTTFYAVLAHDPILLNCELKHVDVVLSPDPNVFRHSDPLDGLADGGVFVIQSELAPDALWRTLPSRVRSAIRDRNIALFVLDAFAIAREEASDVEMRYRMQGAAFLGAFFRTSSLITSEQSTEEKVFAGVRKQFQKKFGHRGETVVEDNLRVIRRGFDQVLAVKPIVVEEHDEPGTVPHIPSLLDVPEAEDGIGNPGRFWEQVCTLCGLGQDGIADPFAAISAMPAATGAVRDMSGVRLEVPRFIAEKCTGCGQCWTQCPDSAIPGLVNSVEDLLTAAIDVSTNGVTFDRLRPVTKHWARETQRLFTKDPSLAVPAAFAAGYTAVADKMGWDAERRAETDREFAVVQERLAAFPLARTKPFFDAVEGREKGGGGLLSITVNPETCKGCNLCVAVCPDGALETIRQDEAALVELRRNWALWEHLPDTADRFVNVSDVDEGIGVLSSLLLKKDSYRSMVGGDGACMGCGEKTAVHLIVSSIHASMQPRVAKHVAKLDGLIAGLDAQARELLASGADLGAAVKAKGAVTVPVDAAKQERLKRITDTLDDLRDLRWRYVEGPGGNGRASMGMANSTGCSSVWASTWPYNPYPFPWVNHLFQDSPSIAIGLFEAQMRKMADNVAAVRRADLLHDGSYDAATHEPALHALTWQQFTDDEFALCPPIVSMGGDGAMLDIGFQNLSRLLASGKPIKVVVLDTQVYSNTGGQACTS
- a CDS encoding 2-oxoacid:acceptor oxidoreductase subunit alpha, with the translated sequence MLTETVAMPPGAGRRTVLHVPEHTVEIVSDSGEGAQKCGQIFGAVSAKMGNGVWTVEIIPAEIQPPARVPEGASGYRIRVGSAPVTNWGDATTLAVAFNEQVLLARHRLDALASDAVLLVENKWATDEDPEIRAAWDRAMVELSGRDYRIVPVPMEEQCLTVVDNPRKGKNMFALGMLACIYGRDMDRVREQIAYTFRKKSEEVYRSNVALVELGYAWAEEHLDLRVEILPAATTDSLVVMNGNEALGLGAIASGMELCAMYPITPATSVSHYLSEVFERFGGIVHQAEDEIAAVGVAIGASYAGKVAFTITSGPGLALKTEFLGLAAMIEMPLVLVDVQRGGPSTGLPTKVEQSDLLAALFGQTGDAPHVIIAPATIEECFHVMITARRIAETFRAVVMVLSDANLATGVTPFPRPRPDERWMAEPIDLAPVPEGQKAYQWDARTGLSTRIIPGQPGGMHTVTGLSHDEGSKVAYSSGVHQHSSAMRSRKLAVLQSLLQPPPVYGDAKGDLLIVGWGSTKGAIEEAVDRARAEGLRVSSLHLRFLSPLEPGLKKIFRQFRKVMTVEINYSDDPGDPFITEENRRRGQLSMLLRNATLVDVDCWTRVPGEPLRPGAIVDAIRGQLASGGRES